The nucleotide sequence TTTTGGTCCTCTGCGACAGTGTGCAGCGTTAACGGGATGCAGAAAAGAAGAGCACGATGACCTGGGGATGACCTCCGGATCCAGTAATGTAAGTATTCTGCAGCTAACTAGCTCACGAATCACTGATTGAATGATGTTGAGAGTTTAATATGACCAGTGTGCTAATTCTGTCGGCAGAACATCGACGCACAAATAGACGAACAAGACTTGTTCATGGAACAGCAGTTCTTCCTCCACGAACACTGTCGGTcttcgtcctcgtcctcgtcgcTGCAATCCTTGTCGATGGACAATATCACTGATTCTTATGTTTCCGACACCATGCAAACCTGCAACCAGCATCGAAGTGTTCGGTTCCCATCTTCCGAGAGCGAGGACGCTGCGATCACCAGGGCGATGATGGCGGTGCTCTCTTCTTCCAACTCCTCGTCTTCTGCTGCGTCTCCTCCTTCGGTGATGTCAAACCCACAACAACAAGGCCAAGCGAGTTTGCCACGGCGGGCGTTTAGGTCCTACGACTCGGTCCTCGCTCCACACTTGGAACTCAGGAAGAGCTCATCCGGGCAGAAGATGTTAAGAAACTCCATCCTCATGCTGAGAAGTATCAGTTCGGTGAAGAGCGAAGAGCAAGTAGAAGGGCGTCGATCCACCAGCAACCAATTGCATCATGTGATATCGGAACGTCGACGTCGAGTGAAGCTCAATGACAGCTTTGATACACTCAGAACGCTGCTTCCTCCTGCATCAAAGGTACGCATAACAGTGTCAATGCATCATTTTTAGGATCCGAAACAAGATAATGTTAATCCTGTGGATTTCATCTCCTTTCTCTGTCTTGCTTTATGATAGAAAGACAAGGCTTCGGTCCTGATCAATACAAGGAACTACCTGAACACATTGAGAACTCAAATCACGGAGCTGGAGGAGAAGAACCGAAGTCTGGAGACGCATCTTTGTACAGATGAAGCTCGTCAAGGCGATGGCTCCGCTAAAAGCGTGAaagttcaaatcatcaaaccctcTGAGCCAACATCCGATGTGCAACAAATCGACATTAGGATAAGCGTAAGCATAGAGTGCGACATCATCGAGTTGGTTCTCCATGTCCTCGAGTGCCTCAAAGGGTTGAGAGCTGTAACTGTGGCAGCAGTAGATGCATGCACGTACTCTCCCCGAATGCACATCTATGCAAGAGCAAATCTCAAGTTACAGATCAAGGTATGGAACATTCTTTACATTCAAATGATGAGAGACTGATTAGATTTAGGGAGACTGAAAAGAAATCTAGCCTAATAATTGTTTATGGCAAAATCAAAGAAATAAATCTAGCCAACTGAATATGACCGGGGATGATCAGGTCAAACAAGAAAGGACAAGCCATGCAACTTTGATATGACTATTCTCTAGGTGGTAATGTATTACCCTGGAAACCACCTACCAAAAGCTTAGATTATGTGTCCTATCTTCATATACTTGTACTTTATCTTTCAGTTTGATATAGTCTTGTCCGCGCTAAGATGATAGATCAGTATCACCTAAAGAAGCCCTACCACTTGCAGTATGATATGTTGCTCATGTTAACAAGACACCATGACTTAGTCAACCACAATTCCTTGTCATACCTTAGTGATGTTTGAATCAATATCAAATACGCAAGTAACAAGTGGGTAATGTTTGCTGATGGTGCAGAGCTGCGACTGGAACGAGGCATCACTCCAGGAAGCCATGAACAAGGCAATAGATGAAGTCATAGCAACTCGTGAACCATTCTGTCTTCTAAACTGAGATGAGACTCGCCAATGTGTGAATCGGTCTGCCGTCATTGTGGACTCGTTATGTACTTCATCTTGATAATAATATTGTTCATCTTGTCAATGGAAGACGCCAAGGTGCTATAATTGGATGAAGTGGTAAGGCTGTTGCCTTGACTTTGATTAAACTGCAGTTCTTTCATTAATTCTGACTTGTTCAGATTCAAACAAACTAAGCTTCAAACACCAAAATCCAAAACAAGCACACAAGTTGCCAAACATCGTTTCTCATCAATCATCCCCATATGAACAGTGCATGTTGTGGTGATAGAATCGAAGATGCCTAATTTGTACTCAACAAGTAAAAGATTTCTTCTTtacccttctttttctttttgatgtGAGCTATTATCTCCGGTCAACTAACGTATCAATTTCATCGGTTGCTAGTATCAACACACGAATCTAGATTTAAATTAGTATATCATGTATTGAGTAGAATAGAATAGGGAAGAAGTAATACATCTAAAATGTCAAAAAGTATCTTCTTCTAATGGAGATTATTATCAAATGTATATTAACCAAAAATAGCGAGTTTCTTGTGTAACAAGTGGAATTCCTTGGGGTGAAATCAATTCCACTTTTAGAGAACACGTAATATTTTTCTTGGGATTAAAGGCATTTGATTAGTACATGTGACGATTCATTATGTTCCATGTGTTTTGATAATTATGATCATGCAATAATTCATAAGAACATAATGTTTATGTCGATACCTTTATTTGATTTGTTTATGTCGAATCCAAATGCCTTGTGCTATCATCGTCTCTTCTCTTGGTGATGTCTATTTCGATCCATCACCTCGTTCCCATAAGAAGCTAGCCCTCTTTGTCTCTCCCCTACTTCCCCTGTTAAGGCCACTGTAATTGATAGAATTATACTTTTAAATTgccacataataataataataataataataataataataataataataataataataataatacaaaagTCATTTCTATTTATAGGCCAAAGGAGGGAGGGTTTAGAAAAGCATCATATTCCCTTTCATTAAAATCAATATCCAAGATTTGAACTTACATAAATATTGG is from Musa acuminata AAA Group cultivar baxijiao chromosome BXJ1-6, Cavendish_Baxijiao_AAA, whole genome shotgun sequence and encodes:
- the LOC135677901 gene encoding putative transcription factor bHLH041 isoform X1, with protein sequence MDGWCCEDEDGGHSMAILQSFRGSFCSTISDDVLGPANLKSRDSDLVNSAAFLLPGQIYQANRHRFGPLRQCAALTGCRKEEHDDLGMTSGSSNNIDAQIDEQDLFMEQQFFLHEHCRSSSSSSSLQSLSMDNITDSYVSDTMQTCNQHRSVRFPSSESEDAAITRAMMAVLSSSNSSSSAASPPSVMSNPQQQGQASLPRRAFRSYDSVLAPHLELRKSSSGQKMLRNSILMLRSISSVKSEEQVEGRRSTSNQLHHVISERRRRVKLNDSFDTLRTLLPPASKKDKASVLINTRNYLNTLRTQITELEEKNRSLETHLCTDEARQGDGSAKSVKVQIIKPSEPTSDVQQIDIRISVSIECDIIELVLHVLECLKGLRAVTVAAVDACTYSPRMHIYARANLKLQIKSCDWNEASLQEAMNKAIDEVIATREPFCLLN
- the LOC135677901 gene encoding putative transcription factor bHLH041 isoform X2; translation: MDGWCCEDEDGGHSMAILQSFRGSFCSTISDDVLGPANLKSRDSDLVNSAAFLLPGQIYQCAALTGCRKEEHDDLGMTSGSSNNIDAQIDEQDLFMEQQFFLHEHCRSSSSSSSLQSLSMDNITDSYVSDTMQTCNQHRSVRFPSSESEDAAITRAMMAVLSSSNSSSSAASPPSVMSNPQQQGQASLPRRAFRSYDSVLAPHLELRKSSSGQKMLRNSILMLRSISSVKSEEQVEGRRSTSNQLHHVISERRRRVKLNDSFDTLRTLLPPASKKDKASVLINTRNYLNTLRTQITELEEKNRSLETHLCTDEARQGDGSAKSVKVQIIKPSEPTSDVQQIDIRISVSIECDIIELVLHVLECLKGLRAVTVAAVDACTYSPRMHIYARANLKLQIKSCDWNEASLQEAMNKAIDEVIATREPFCLLN